One segment of Manihot esculenta cultivar AM560-2 chromosome 4, M.esculenta_v8, whole genome shotgun sequence DNA contains the following:
- the LOC110612962 gene encoding agmatine coumaroyltransferase-2, whose product MKVRIESTRTIKPIYEGNCPPPTSHCIPLSVFDKVTYNAHIAVIYAYHPPTPTNATIELGLRRGLSEYREWAGRLGEDEKGDSVIFLNDKGVKLVEASVDSKLDQLMPLKPSPFLLSLHPSLKDVEELVQVQLTRFTCGSLVVGFTSNHLVADGHSTSNFLVAWGKASRGVDMSPLPLHDRTIFIPRKPPHFEFEHRGIEFKSNNLLKDCPNKYNDNFVDDITVHKVHFTLDFLSKLKARTCPPSNNLQNKAYSTFESLVAHLWRTITRARGLSGFKTTHVRISVNGRMRMNPRVSNEYFGNLVLWAFPSARVKDLLKEPLPYAAKLIHEAISKVNNNYFKSFIDFATHKAEKEENLMPTAEMDKSVLCPNLEVDSWLRFPFYDLDFGGGSPYIFMPSYFPTEGMMFLLPSFIGDGSIDAFIPLFQENLASFKEIIYSLD is encoded by the coding sequence ATGAAGGTGAGAATTGAGAGCACAAGAACTATTAAGCCAATCTATGAAGGCAATTGCCCTCCCCCAACCTCTCACTGTATCCCTCTGAGTGTGTTTGATAAGGTTACCTATAACGCCCATATAGCAGTTATTTATGCCTATCATCCACCAACACCAACAAATGCAACCATTGAGCTTGGCCTCCGAAGAGGCTTATCGGAATATAGAGAATGGGCGGGACGGCTAGGTGAAGATGAGAAAGGTGATTCTGTTATTTTTCTTAATGACAAAGGGGTTAAACTAGTTGAAGCATCCGTGGATAGTAAGCTTGATCAACTCATGCCCTTGAAGCCATCTCCTTTTTTGCTTAGCCTTCACCCTAGCTTGAAGGATGTGGAGGAGCTTGTGCAAGTTCAGCTCACAAGGTTCACTTGTGGCTCATTAGTGGTTGGCTTCACATCTAATCACTTGGTAGCTGATGGTCATTCCACTAGCAATTTCTTGGTTGCATGGGGCAAAGCTAGTCGTGGAGTTGACATGAGCCCACTTCCTCTTCATGATCGAACCATTTTCATCCCTCGAAAACCTCCTCACTTTGAGTTTGAACACAGGGGAATTGAGTTTAAAAGCAACAATCTTCTCAAAGATTGTCCAAATAAATATAACGATAACTTTGTGGATGATATTACAGTCCATAAAGTCCATTTCACATTGGATTTTCTCTCCAAGCTCAAAGCTAGAACTTGTCCACCATCAAATAATCTGCAGAACAAGGCTTACAGTACATTCGAAAGCTTGGTTGCTCATCTATGGAGAACCATAACAAGGGCTCGAGGGCTCAGTGGGTTCAAGACAACACATGTAAGAATCTCAGTGAATGGACGCATGCGAATGAATCCAAGAGTATCCAACGAGTACTTTGGAAACTTGGTGTTATGGGCATTCCCCAGTGCTAGGGTTAAAGACCTATTGAAAGAGCCATTACCTTATGCAGCTAAGCTCATTCATGAAGCTATATCAAAGGTAAATAACAACTACTTCAAATCATTCATTGACTTCGCTACTCACAAGGCGGAGAAGGAAGAAAACCTCATGCCCACTGCGGAGATGGACAAGTCGGTGTTGTGCCCTAATCTGGAAGTTGATAGTTGGCTAAGGTTTCCATTTTATGATTTAGATTTTGGAGGAGGAAGTCCATATATATTTATGCCATCTTATTTTCCAACTGAAGGAATGATGTTTCTTCTACCGTCATTCATTGGAGATGGAAGCATAGACGCCTTCATACCTCTTTTCCAGGAAAATTTGGCAAGCTTCAAGGAAATTATCTATTCATTGGACTaa